The following proteins come from a genomic window of Nostoc sp. TCL26-01:
- a CDS encoding SDR family oxidoreductase codes for MTHINKAVILITGASGGFGQELTKQLLAAGSRLILTDINEVVLRQRVAEIQSEVKTGEILACLAIDISHYQGCETLYHQVKALNLPIDILINNAGIGLFGRMDEIPPEKWEYLMQINLLTPMRLSALFAADMIARQKGHIVNISSLAGWCAIAGMAHYSASKFGLRGFSEGLFNELKDYNVKVTAVYPFFSRTPILQSERYGTLAKTFRGLPEHLVTDPADVMRATIQGIIRNQLHVFPDPTAQRLHLLKRYFPPLVDWINNRFGGN; via the coding sequence ATGACCCACATTAACAAAGCAGTTATCCTCATCACTGGTGCATCTGGTGGGTTTGGACAGGAACTGACCAAGCAATTATTAGCAGCTGGTAGTCGGTTGATTTTGACTGATATCAATGAAGTTGTTTTGCGTCAGCGAGTAGCAGAAATTCAAAGTGAAGTGAAGACTGGTGAGATATTAGCCTGTTTAGCGATCGATATTTCTCATTATCAGGGATGTGAAACTCTCTATCATCAAGTCAAAGCCCTGAATCTACCCATTGATATTTTAATTAATAATGCTGGTATCGGTCTATTCGGTCGCATGGATGAGATTCCCCCGGAAAAATGGGAATATCTCATGCAAATAAATTTACTGACACCCATGCGATTAAGTGCCTTATTTGCTGCCGATATGATTGCTAGACAAAAAGGCCATATTGTGAATATATCTTCCTTAGCGGGGTGGTGTGCGATCGCAGGTATGGCTCATTATTCAGCTAGTAAGTTCGGATTGCGTGGTTTCAGCGAAGGGCTATTCAATGAATTAAAAGACTACAATGTGAAGGTTACAGCTGTTTATCCCTTTTTCAGCCGTACTCCCATTCTTCAGTCAGAACGCTATGGAACCTTGGCTAAAACTTTTCGCGGTTTACCAGAACATTTAGTCACAGATCCCGCAGATGTCATGCGTGCCACAATTCAAGGAATTATTCGCAATCAACTTCATGTATTTCCTGATCCCACAGCTCAAAGACTGCATCTGTTAAAACGATATTTTCCACCGTTAGTGGACTGGATCAATAATAGGTTCGGAGGTAATTAA
- a CDS encoding TetR/AcrR family transcriptional regulator translates to MIKTIRSSALTRTKLIEAASQVFANLGVQGATTREIARVAGVNEVTLFRHFANKEQLLKTVIENALVLQIEVLASPEAWTQDLRIDLTRYAQLYNTMLEAHEDLIRTFIGEAKRHPEAAKQIIEAAAQPLGEKLVDYLRSHQQQGTVRNDFDPVPAVDMFTGMLLAGMLCRNAKLKQSSYSCQKYIETCVDIFVQGIINS, encoded by the coding sequence ATGATTAAAACTATCCGTTCATCTGCCCTTACCCGGACAAAATTAATAGAAGCGGCTTCACAAGTATTTGCCAATTTAGGTGTACAAGGAGCAACTACCCGTGAAATAGCACGTGTTGCTGGTGTAAATGAGGTAACTTTATTTCGCCATTTTGCTAATAAAGAGCAACTGTTAAAAACAGTTATTGAAAATGCTTTGGTACTTCAGATAGAAGTTTTAGCTAGTCCCGAAGCATGGACGCAGGATTTGAGAATTGACTTAACACGATATGCCCAGCTTTACAATACAATGTTGGAAGCCCATGAAGATTTGATTCGTACTTTTATTGGAGAAGCCAAACGTCATCCAGAAGCAGCCAAGCAAATTATTGAAGCAGCAGCTCAACCTTTAGGAGAAAAACTGGTAGATTATTTGCGATCGCATCAGCAACAAGGTACTGTGAGAAACGACTTTGATCCAGTACCAGCAGTGGATATGTTTACAGGAATGTTATTAGCGGGGATGCTTTGCCGCAACGCCAAGCTGAAGCAAAGTAGTTATAGTTGTCAGAAATATATTGAAACCTGCGTAGATATTTTTGTGCAGGGAATTATTAATTCGTAA
- a CDS encoding GNAT family N-acetyltransferase, whose translation MNAEEIFLRRAEETDAWVMSAIHIAAIKALPTTFYNHQELLAWRNYREKPDGSNIVKRMKSETFWVAIECDRVVGFASYIIDELITLYVHPHYQNRGIGRALVERFCQEASQQGIDQVITTASLYAEGFYLRLGFNLIKKEAHQLRTGVIVPVSKMSKKLEKSRVS comes from the coding sequence ATGAATGCTGAGGAAATATTTCTCCGTCGGGCAGAAGAAACAGATGCTTGGGTGATGAGTGCAATTCATATTGCAGCCATCAAAGCTTTACCGACAACTTTTTACAACCACCAAGAACTATTAGCTTGGCGAAATTATCGAGAAAAGCCAGATGGTTCTAATATTGTCAAGAGAATGAAATCAGAAACATTCTGGGTGGCTATCGAGTGCGATCGTGTTGTTGGTTTTGCTAGTTATATTATTGATGAATTAATCACTTTATATGTCCATCCTCATTATCAAAATAGAGGAATTGGCAGAGCTTTAGTAGAGCGTTTTTGTCAGGAAGCAAGTCAGCAAGGGATAGATCAAGTAATTACTACAGCTAGTCTTTATGCTGAGGGATTTTATTTGCGACTAGGATTTAATCTGATCAAGAAAGAAGCTCATCAGTTGCGAACTGGGGTAATAGTTCCAGTTTCTAAGATGAGTAAAAAACTGGAGAAATCTAGAGTGAGTTAG
- a CDS encoding DUF751 family protein: MFDGFWDNVFRYPRYLITIVLGIFLNTFEPLFPFLKRPVTLIALVGLFVGALAFITFTLRAMLGLSTV; encoded by the coding sequence ATGTTTGACGGATTTTGGGATAACGTTTTTCGCTACCCCCGCTACTTAATTACTATCGTCTTAGGGATTTTCCTGAATACCTTTGAGCCACTATTCCCATTTCTAAAGCGCCCAGTAACTTTAATTGCCCTTGTGGGTTTGTTTGTTGGTGCGCTGGCGTTTATCACTTTTACATTACGAGCAATGTTGGGATTGAGTACAGTCTAG
- a CDS encoding beta-lactamase hydrolase domain-containing protein, with translation MINAIRINENLTTTGQVIPRQLEQAIQEGFKSVLNLRSPDELGFSLDEEKVAQALGLHYMNVPLKLEALNEELITSILATLEHLPKPAVIHCAAGMRSTGIALLSVAIKEGLTPEQTLAKARSLGFSFLEHSGINPRLKQLFVDYVNKHTNVAVSF, from the coding sequence GTGATCAACGCCATACGGATTAACGAAAACTTGACAACCACAGGACAAGTCATACCCAGACAGCTAGAGCAAGCTATTCAAGAAGGGTTTAAATCGGTTTTAAATTTGCGATCGCCTGACGAGTTAGGATTTTCCCTAGATGAGGAGAAAGTGGCACAAGCGTTAGGGTTACATTATATGAACGTGCCACTCAAACTAGAAGCCTTAAACGAAGAACTGATTACGAGTATTTTGGCAACCTTAGAGCATTTGCCTAAACCAGCCGTGATACACTGTGCCGCAGGGATGCGATCGACTGGAATAGCCTTACTGAGTGTCGCCATCAAAGAAGGATTAACACCAGAGCAAACCCTAGCCAAAGCCAGGAGTCTAGGGTTTAGCTTTCTAGAACACTCTGGCATTAATCCGCGACTCAAGCAACTCTTTGTAGACTATGTGAATAAACACACGAATGTAGCGGTATCTTTTTAA
- a CDS encoding NAD(P)/FAD-dependent oxidoreductase: protein MVTLSSYSTTQNIVDTTHKHLIIGAGFVGLGMAQALHAANIPYDQVDASDDIGGNWYHGVYETAHIISSRKITQFTHFPMPANYPDFPSAQNMRDYLNSFADHFDLRRQIQLNHSVSYLRPVEKNLWEVTFTHGEQRLYKGVLICNGHHWCKRFPQFQGEFKGEIIHTKDYKHPNQLRGKRVLVIGGGNSACDVAAEAARVGAKCVLSMRESVWFIPKTFAGVPVADLIKWWMPEWYQRLMTYAIIRMTFGKHEDYGLSLPQHQVFAKHPTLNSEVPYYIKHGRIIPKPAISHLDGEEVEFIDGSREAFDLIVCGTGYYVTYPFLAPELQRVEGAVVKCYAGAFLDDYKGIYYIGWGQARGGVGSLISAYGSLFARYLQLQDEINVPLGLVFKEIGQRLPETHLGDPQQAFRQLKLVKLLFDQFAKKAHQIDAKYPDFQNHPLL from the coding sequence ATGGTAACACTGAGTAGCTACAGTACAACTCAAAACATAGTTGATACAACTCATAAACATCTAATTATCGGGGCTGGTTTTGTCGGATTAGGCATGGCACAAGCACTTCATGCTGCTAATATTCCTTACGATCAAGTCGATGCTAGTGATGATATCGGTGGAAATTGGTATCATGGTGTGTATGAAACTGCACATATCATCTCATCACGCAAGATTACCCAATTTACCCATTTCCCCATGCCGGCAAATTATCCCGACTTTCCCAGCGCTCAAAATATGCGGGATTATTTAAACTCTTTTGCCGATCATTTTGATTTGCGTCGGCAGATTCAACTTAATCATAGCGTTAGTTATTTGCGACCAGTCGAAAAAAATCTGTGGGAAGTTACCTTTACTCATGGTGAACAGCGCCTCTATAAAGGTGTGCTGATTTGTAATGGTCATCACTGGTGTAAACGGTTTCCCCAATTTCAGGGAGAATTTAAGGGTGAGATTATCCATACCAAAGATTACAAACACCCTAATCAACTGCGGGGTAAACGAGTTTTAGTCATTGGTGGGGGTAACTCAGCTTGTGATGTAGCCGCAGAAGCGGCGCGTGTAGGTGCTAAGTGTGTGCTGAGTATGCGGGAATCAGTTTGGTTCATCCCGAAAACATTTGCCGGAGTTCCAGTTGCCGATTTAATTAAATGGTGGATGCCAGAATGGTATCAACGTCTCATGACTTACGCCATCATCCGCATGACATTCGGCAAGCATGAAGATTATGGTTTATCTTTGCCCCAGCATCAAGTGTTTGCCAAACACCCTACTCTTAATAGTGAAGTTCCCTACTACATCAAACATGGACGAATTATCCCTAAACCTGCTATTAGTCACTTGGATGGTGAAGAAGTAGAATTTATCGATGGTAGCCGAGAAGCTTTTGATCTGATTGTTTGTGGCACTGGTTACTATGTCACTTATCCATTTCTTGCCCCAGAACTTCAGCGTGTTGAAGGTGCGGTAGTCAAATGTTATGCAGGTGCGTTTTTAGATGATTATAAGGGAATTTATTATATAGGTTGGGGACAAGCCAGAGGTGGAGTAGGCTCACTGATTTCTGCTTATGGTTCACTTTTTGCTCGTTATCTCCAACTCCAAGATGAAATTAATGTACCTCTCGGTCTAGTTTTTAAAGAAATAGGGCAGCGTTTACCAGAAACTCATCTTGGCGATCCTCAGCAAGCATTTAGACAGTTAAAGTTGGTGAAGTTGTTATTTGACCAATTTGCTAAAAAAGCTCATCAAATTGATGCTAAATATCCTGATTTCCAGAATCATCCTCTTTTGTAA
- a CDS encoding calcium-binding protein, whose product MGTFNGKIDDDFFAGTNGESWTLSGNSGNDYLAGADKNDVIDGGIGNDNLLGGAGNDIIYGGAGNDNLYGNDGDDTLVDIDGTVDGGNGFDTLVANYSSLNNGAGIDVGANGQNAIYSRLASNPNPLLTYSNIERFDIAGTQYADVLRGGAYNDNLIGGAGNDSIYGGAGNDYLYGEAGNDYIEGGDGDDRIYGDAFNAAVSGSARDTIYGGNGNDAIFGGEDNDYLDGGNDNDYIDGGAGNDSLYGGAGNDSLYGGAGDDYLLGGAGNDYLYGLEGNDTLSDTEGVVDGGVGTDTLAVDYSTFNNGAGIDVGYLGQSAIYSRQTGNQILQYSNIEKFSIIGTSYNDVLRGGAGDDSLAGGMGDDYIIGGAGYDNLAGGTGNDTLEDINGVVSGDAGYDVLVANYSTLNNGAGVNLGLNGQNVIRSQANQNVLLTYYDIEQLNITGTQYADTLRGAGGNDNLAGGAGDDYLSGGAGSDNLAGGDGNDTLVDIDGTVDGGTGTDTLVANYSAFNNGAGVDVGAFGQNAIYSRLTGNPILYYSNIEQFNVTGTQYNDVLRGGAGNDNLAGGAGNDTIYGSLGNDNLYGDAGDDYIDGGDGNDTILGDSLTVVVSGSAKDTLYGGNGSDIIYGGEDNDYLDGGNEADYLNGGSGNDILLGGAGDDVMAGGTGDDSLDGGAGYDNLAGGDGNDRLIDIAGVVDGGAGSDTLEANYTNFNNNAGVDVGYLGQSAIFDRFSGNILLSYSNVEQFSILGTQYADALRGGAGTDNLYGNGGDDYLAGGAGYDYLVGGDGNDRLVDTEGYIDGGTGTDTLIADYSTWNNGAGVEVGAYGQNAVFSRATAHSVLHYYNIERFEITGSQYADILRGGASNDNLTGGTGDDILVGGAGSDILTGGTGADKFVINSRLEGLDIIKDFNRSESDKIQISKLGFGVSDLNNFSYNDVTGGLFFQGTQFATLENKPTNFAVSLDIQLV is encoded by the coding sequence ATGGGAACATTTAACGGCAAGATTGACGATGACTTCTTCGCAGGAACTAATGGTGAATCTTGGACACTTTCTGGGAATAGTGGTAATGACTACCTAGCTGGTGCAGACAAGAACGACGTAATTGATGGTGGTATTGGTAACGACAACTTACTGGGTGGCGCTGGTAATGACATCATCTATGGTGGCGCTGGCAACGACAACCTGTATGGTAACGACGGTGATGATACTTTAGTAGATATAGATGGTACTGTCGATGGTGGTAATGGTTTTGATACCCTAGTCGCCAACTACAGTTCCTTGAACAATGGTGCTGGTATTGATGTTGGAGCCAACGGACAAAACGCCATCTACAGCCGCCTTGCCAGTAATCCCAATCCCCTACTGACTTACAGCAATATTGAGCGATTTGACATTGCCGGCACACAATACGCTGATGTGCTGCGGGGTGGTGCTTATAATGACAATCTAATTGGTGGTGCTGGCAATGACAGCATATACGGTGGTGCGGGAAATGATTATCTCTATGGTGAAGCTGGTAATGACTACATTGAAGGTGGTGATGGCGACGACAGAATTTATGGTGATGCCTTCAATGCTGCTGTTTCTGGTTCTGCCAGAGATACTATCTATGGTGGTAACGGCAACGATGCAATTTTTGGCGGTGAAGATAATGACTATCTCGATGGTGGCAATGATAACGACTACATCGATGGTGGTGCTGGGAATGACTCTCTTTACGGTGGTGCTGGGAATGACTCTCTTTACGGTGGTGCTGGTGATGATTACCTCCTTGGTGGCGCAGGTAATGACTACTTATATGGTCTAGAGGGAAATGATACCTTAAGTGATACAGAGGGTGTGGTTGATGGTGGTGTAGGTACTGACACATTAGCAGTTGACTACAGTACCTTCAATAATGGTGCTGGTATAGATGTGGGATATTTAGGACAAAGTGCCATCTACAGTCGCCAAACTGGGAATCAAATCCTTCAGTACAGCAATATAGAAAAATTTTCGATTATCGGTACATCATACAATGATGTCTTACGTGGTGGTGCTGGTGACGACTCTTTAGCTGGTGGCATGGGTGATGACTACATCATTGGTGGTGCTGGCTATGACAATCTAGCTGGTGGAACTGGTAATGATACTTTAGAAGATATAAATGGTGTGGTTAGTGGTGATGCGGGCTATGACGTATTAGTAGCTAACTACAGCACCTTGAATAATGGTGCTGGCGTGAATCTCGGCTTAAATGGACAAAATGTTATCCGCAGCCAAGCAAATCAAAATGTTTTACTCACCTACTACGATATCGAGCAATTGAACATCACCGGTACACAATATGCTGATACCCTGCGCGGTGCTGGTGGTAATGACAATTTAGCTGGTGGTGCTGGGGATGATTATCTCAGTGGTGGCGCTGGTTCTGACAATTTAGCTGGTGGCGATGGCAATGATACCTTAGTTGATATAGATGGTACTGTTGATGGCGGTACAGGTACTGACACACTAGTAGCTAACTATAGCGCCTTCAATAACGGCGCGGGTGTAGATGTAGGAGCCTTTGGACAAAATGCTATCTACAGCCGTCTTACAGGTAATCCAATACTCTATTACAGCAATATTGAGCAATTCAATGTCACAGGTACACAATATAATGATGTGCTGCGGGGTGGCGCTGGCAATGACAACCTAGCTGGTGGTGCTGGCAATGACACTATATACGGTAGTCTTGGCAATGACAACTTATATGGTGATGCTGGCGATGACTATATTGACGGTGGTGATGGCAACGATACCATTCTCGGTGACTCTCTCACTGTTGTTGTCTCTGGTTCTGCCAAAGATACTCTCTACGGTGGTAACGGTAGCGATATCATTTATGGTGGTGAAGACAATGACTACCTGGATGGTGGTAACGAGGCTGACTACCTGAATGGTGGATCTGGTAATGATATCCTCTTGGGTGGTGCTGGTGATGATGTCATGGCCGGAGGTACTGGCGATGACTCCCTCGATGGTGGTGCTGGCTATGACAACTTAGCTGGTGGCGATGGCAATGATAGGTTGATTGATATAGCTGGTGTTGTCGATGGTGGTGCAGGTAGTGACACATTAGAAGCTAACTATACCAACTTCAATAATAATGCTGGTGTGGATGTGGGATATCTTGGACAAAGTGCCATCTTTGACAGGTTTAGTGGAAATATCCTACTTTCTTACAGTAATGTTGAGCAATTCAGTATTCTGGGTACACAATATGCTGATGCTCTACGTGGTGGCGCTGGCACAGACAACCTGTATGGTAATGGTGGTGATGACTATTTAGCAGGTGGCGCAGGCTATGACTATTTAGTAGGTGGCGATGGCAATGACAGATTGGTTGATACAGAGGGTTATATTGATGGTGGTACTGGTACTGATACATTAATAGCTGACTACAGTACTTGGAATAATGGTGCTGGTGTGGAGGTTGGAGCCTATGGACAAAATGCTGTCTTCAGCCGTGCGACGGCTCATTCCGTATTACACTACTACAATATTGAGCGCTTTGAGATCACAGGTTCACAATATGCTGATATCCTGCGGGGTGGCGCTAGTAATGACAACTTAACTGGTGGTACTGGTGATGATATACTTGTCGGTGGCGCTGGCAGTGATATTCTCACTGGTGGTACTGGTGCAGATAAGTTTGTGATTAACTCTAGGTTGGAAGGTTTGGATATCATCAAAGACTTTAATCGCTCGGAAAGTGATAAGATTCAAATCTCTAAACTCGGATTTGGTGTTAGTGACCTCAATAATTTCAGTTACAACGATGTAACTGGTGGCTTGTTCTTCCAAGGTACTCAATTCGCTACTCTGGAGAATAAACCTACTAATTTTGCAGTTAGTTTAGACATTCAGCTTGTTTAA